The genome window CTGGCGGCCAAAGAGGGCAAGATGGCCCATATCAAGATGCCGTCGGGCGAAGTCAGGTTGATTCCGCTCAAGTGTTACGCCACAATCGGCCAGGTCGGAAATATCGACCATGAGAACATCATCTGGGGCAAGGCCGGTAAATCGCGCTGGTTAGGTTTCAGGCCGAATGTCCGCGCTGTGGCGATGAACCCGGTCGATCACCCGATGGGTGGCGGCGAAGGACGTTCCTCCGGCGGACGTCATCCCTGTACTCCCTGGGGCAAGCCGACCAAGGGATACAAGACCAGGAAAAAAGGTAAATTGTCAGATAAATATATTGTGAAGCGCAGGAAATAACTGAAGGAGGTTTTGGATGGCTCGCTCTTTGAAAAAAGGGCCCTATATTGATGACCATTTGTTGAACAAGGTCAATAAGATGAACGAAACTGGTGATAAGAAGGTTAGCAAGACCTGGTCGCGTCGTTCGACGATATCGCCTGAATTCGTCGGCCATACTGTCGCTATCCATACCGGTAACAAGTTTATCCCTGTGTATATAACTGAAAATATGGTAGGACAT of Candidatus Zixiibacteriota bacterium contains these proteins:
- the rpsS gene encoding 30S ribosomal protein S19 — its product is MARSLKKGPYIDDHLLNKVNKMNETGDKKVSKTWSRRSTISPEFVGHTVAIHTGNKFIPVYITENMVGHKLGEFAPTRTFRGHAGKLTERSSSIK